A genome region from Triticum aestivum cultivar Chinese Spring chromosome 2B, IWGSC CS RefSeq v2.1, whole genome shotgun sequence includes the following:
- the LOC123046646 gene encoding uncharacterized protein isoform X1, giving the protein MYACLKVVESANSVQNQDLSDATSFAEINSPMLLIDDASTPKKKQAFSQEGSLYKPQCDEELKPKVGMLFDDIGSVMEFYKTYAHHVGFGVRLGQQKIVDNVLLWKRFLCAKEGFRPEKGMVVVDHSKKRQKAQVLAARDDCDVQDTENREGIKIMFVSDQYKKIREVSYDTISMTAKCSCKLFESNGIMCRHIIRVLRGAKINELPRIYVLKRWERNCKRDIIFDGEGNILEENLIDPVDMAMKRKIALVRNKLEDLIRKTKGSMEGIEFLHTSLCNAEMALAHLVPAVACNTHENEESFIGSIIPKHVTIHTPTDINARGTCSRIKGHRDAVRSGSSEKKRRPGIHQKVARKCSICKEVVFHDARTCSKKQMTQQ; this is encoded by the exons ATGTATGCTTGTCTGAAAG TTGTGGAATCGGCCAATAGTGTCCAAAATCAAGATTTGAGTGATGCTACCTCATTTGCAGAAATAAATTCCCCAATGCTTCTCATTGATGATGCGAGTACACCAAAAAAGAAACAAGCCTTCTCTCAAGAG GGTTCTTTGTATAAACCCCAGTGTGATGAGGAATTGAAGCCAAAAGTGGGGATGCTATTTGATGACATTGGCTCAGTAATGGAATTTTACAAGACATATGCACACCATGTCGGATTTGGTGTACGTCTTGGACAGCAAAAGATCGTAGATAATGTGCTTCTGTGGAAGCGCTTCTTGTGTGCAAAAGAAGGATTTCGGCCCGAGAAAGGTATGGTTGTTGTTGATCATTCCAAGAAAAGGCAAAAG GCCCAGGTGCTTGCTGCCAGAGATGATTGTGATGTTCAGGACACGGAAAATCGTGAGGGGATTAAAATCATGTTTGTGAGTGATCAATACAAAAAGATTAGAGAAGTGTCTTATGACACAATATCCATGACTGCTAAATGTTCTTGCAAGCTTTTTGAGTCCAATGGAATCATGTGCCGCCATATTATCCGAGTGTTGAGGGGTGCGAAAATAAATGAATTGCCAAGAATTTATGTTCTTAAGCGGTGGGAGAGAAATTGCAAAAG GGACATTATCTTCGACGGGGAAGGGAACATACTTGAAGAGAATTTAATTGACCCGGTTGACATGGCTATGAAAAGGAAGATAGCTCTCGTTAGGAACAAGCTAGAAGATCTCATTCGGAAGACTAAAGGTTCAATGGAAGGAATTGAATTCCTGCACACTAGTTTGTGCAACGCTGAGATGGCTTTAGCCCATCTCGTACCGGCTGTAGCATGCAACACACACGAAAATGAGGAGTCATTTATCGGGAGCATCATTCCAAAGCACGTTACTATCCACACACCTACTGATATCAATGCAAGGGGCACTTGCTCTAGAATAAAGGGACACAGGGATGCTGTGAGGAGTGGGTCAAGTGAGAAGAAAAGAAGGCCTGGAATCCATCAAAAAGTCGCACGCAAATGTAGCATTTGCAAGGAAGTGGTGTTCCATGATGCAAGGACATGTTCTAAGAAACAAATGACACAACAATAG
- the LOC123046646 gene encoding protein FAR1-RELATED SEQUENCE 5 isoform X2, translated as MCFCGSASCVQKKDFGPRKVWLLLIIPRKGKRYELRATWIPAYFMEIPLAGLLRTTSVSESANSFFKRFICRKLTFVEFWLRFDTALKCQRQNELIADNTSEYTTSELVTPWEIERQGRAVFTHEIFELFQAQVLAARDDCDVQDTENREGIKIMFVSDQYKKIREVSYDTISMTAKCSCKLFESNGIMCRHIIRVLRGAKINELPRIYVLKRWERNCKRDIIFDGEGNILEENLIDPVDMAMKRKIALVRNKLEDLIRKTKGSMEGIEFLHTSLCNAEMALAHLVPAVACNTHENEESFIGSIIPKHVTIHTPTDINARGTCSRIKGHRDAVRSGSSEKKRRPGIHQKVARKCSICKEVVFHDARTCSKKQMTQQ; from the exons ATGTGCTTCTGTGGAAGCGCTTCTTGTGTGCAAAAGAAGGATTTCGGCCCGAGAAAGGTATGGTTGTTGTTGATCATTCCAAGAAAAGGCAAAAGGTATGAACTTCGTGCAACATGGATACCAGCTTACTTTATGGAAATTCCCCTAGCTGGTCTTCTCAGGACAACTTCGGTTTCAGAGAGCGCAAACTCATTTTTTAAGCGTTTCATTTGTCGCAAGCTTACCTTTGTTGAGTTTTGGCTAAGATTTGACACTGCTTTGAAGTGTCAGAGGCAGAATGAGTTAATTGCTGATAACACAAGTGAATACACAACAAGTGAGTTGGTGACACCATGGGAAATAGAGAGACAAGGCAGGGCGGTATTCACCCACGAGATTTTTGAATTATTTCAGGCCCAGGTGCTTGCTGCCAGAGATGATTGTGATGTTCAGGACACGGAAAATCGTGAGGGGATTAAAATCATGTTTGTGAGTGATCAATACAAAAAGATTAGAGAAGTGTCTTATGACACAATATCCATGACTGCTAAATGTTCTTGCAAGCTTTTTGAGTCCAATGGAATCATGTGCCGCCATATTATCCGAGTGTTGAGGGGTGCGAAAATAAATGAATTGCCAAGAATTTATGTTCTTAAGCGGTGGGAGAGAAATTGCAAAAG GGACATTATCTTCGACGGGGAAGGGAACATACTTGAAGAGAATTTAATTGACCCGGTTGACATGGCTATGAAAAGGAAGATAGCTCTCGTTAGGAACAAGCTAGAAGATCTCATTCGGAAGACTAAAGGTTCAATGGAAGGAATTGAATTCCTGCACACTAGTTTGTGCAACGCTGAGATGGCTTTAGCCCATCTCGTACCGGCTGTAGCATGCAACACACACGAAAATGAGGAGTCATTTATCGGGAGCATCATTCCAAAGCACGTTACTATCCACACACCTACTGATATCAATGCAAGGGGCACTTGCTCTAGAATAAAGGGACACAGGGATGCTGTGAGGAGTGGGTCAAGTGAGAAGAAAAGAAGGCCTGGAATCCATCAAAAAGTCGCACGCAAATGTAGCATTTGCAAGGAAGTGGTGTTCCATGATGCAAGGACATGTTCTAAGAAACAAATGACACAACAATAG
- the LOC123046646 gene encoding uncharacterized protein isoform X3: protein MLLIDDASTPKKKQAFSQEGSLYKPQCDEELKPKVGMLFDDIGSVMEFYKTYAHHVGFGVRLGQQKIVDNVLLWKRFLCAKEGFRPEKGMVVVDHSKKRQKAQVLAARDDCDVQDTENREGIKIMFVSDQYKKIREVSYDTISMTAKCSCKLFESNGIMCRHIIRVLRGAKINELPRIYVLKRWERNCKRDIIFDGEGNILEENLIDPVDMAMKRKIALVRNKLEDLIRKTKGSMEGIEFLHTSLCNAEMALAHLVPAVACNTHENEESFIGSIIPKHVTIHTPTDINARGTCSRIKGHRDAVRSGSSEKKRRPGIHQKVARKCSICKEVVFHDARTCSKKQMTQQ from the exons ATGCTTCTCATTGATGATGCGAGTACACCAAAAAAGAAACAAGCCTTCTCTCAAGAG GGTTCTTTGTATAAACCCCAGTGTGATGAGGAATTGAAGCCAAAAGTGGGGATGCTATTTGATGACATTGGCTCAGTAATGGAATTTTACAAGACATATGCACACCATGTCGGATTTGGTGTACGTCTTGGACAGCAAAAGATCGTAGATAATGTGCTTCTGTGGAAGCGCTTCTTGTGTGCAAAAGAAGGATTTCGGCCCGAGAAAGGTATGGTTGTTGTTGATCATTCCAAGAAAAGGCAAAAG GCCCAGGTGCTTGCTGCCAGAGATGATTGTGATGTTCAGGACACGGAAAATCGTGAGGGGATTAAAATCATGTTTGTGAGTGATCAATACAAAAAGATTAGAGAAGTGTCTTATGACACAATATCCATGACTGCTAAATGTTCTTGCAAGCTTTTTGAGTCCAATGGAATCATGTGCCGCCATATTATCCGAGTGTTGAGGGGTGCGAAAATAAATGAATTGCCAAGAATTTATGTTCTTAAGCGGTGGGAGAGAAATTGCAAAAG GGACATTATCTTCGACGGGGAAGGGAACATACTTGAAGAGAATTTAATTGACCCGGTTGACATGGCTATGAAAAGGAAGATAGCTCTCGTTAGGAACAAGCTAGAAGATCTCATTCGGAAGACTAAAGGTTCAATGGAAGGAATTGAATTCCTGCACACTAGTTTGTGCAACGCTGAGATGGCTTTAGCCCATCTCGTACCGGCTGTAGCATGCAACACACACGAAAATGAGGAGTCATTTATCGGGAGCATCATTCCAAAGCACGTTACTATCCACACACCTACTGATATCAATGCAAGGGGCACTTGCTCTAGAATAAAGGGACACAGGGATGCTGTGAGGAGTGGGTCAAGTGAGAAGAAAAGAAGGCCTGGAATCCATCAAAAAGTCGCACGCAAATGTAGCATTTGCAAGGAAGTGGTGTTCCATGATGCAAGGACATGTTCTAAGAAACAAATGACACAACAATAG